A genomic segment from Methanoculleus sp. SDB encodes:
- a CDS encoding molybdenum ABC transporter substrate-binding protein, which yields MKKHNLLAGAVVVLLMALLVSGCTNAGSNVDTPLTGEEAGGSLLVYCGAGLREPMDEIAGLFAEKEGISVDYTYGGSAQLLSQIELVQQGDAYMPGAKSYIDSAAEKGFIDQSAPTVYHVLAIVTGKGNPKNIQTLEDLTREGIRVAVGEPTGPAVGKAAKSMLEKDGLWEDVEKNCVVKSGTVNELLVYISMDQADAAIIWEDLFNPETMEKVDIPIDRGFIKVIPIGTLSFSENPGNAKKFMDYVSSEEGKAIFAKHGFETYPSEKYESM from the coding sequence ATGAAGAAACACAATCTTCTCGCTGGCGCCGTCGTTGTGCTGCTGATGGCACTCCTTGTCTCAGGATGTACAAATGCAGGTTCGAACGTCGACACTCCCCTCACCGGAGAGGAAGCCGGCGGATCCCTGCTTGTCTATTGCGGCGCGGGCCTTCGCGAACCGATGGATGAAATAGCGGGATTGTTTGCAGAGAAGGAAGGAATTTCCGTTGATTACACCTACGGCGGATCTGCCCAGCTCCTGTCGCAGATTGAACTGGTTCAACAGGGTGATGCCTATATGCCGGGTGCGAAGTCCTATATCGATTCGGCTGCTGAAAAAGGCTTCATCGACCAGAGCGCACCGACGGTGTATCATGTACTGGCGATCGTCACCGGGAAAGGCAACCCGAAAAATATTCAGACTCTTGAAGATCTGACACGAGAGGGTATCCGCGTGGCGGTAGGCGAACCAACCGGCCCCGCTGTCGGAAAAGCCGCTAAATCCATGCTTGAAAAAGACGGCCTGTGGGAAGACGTGGAGAAGAATTGCGTGGTGAAATCCGGAACCGTGAACGAACTCCTTGTCTACATATCCATGGATCAGGCGGATGCGGCGATCATCTGGGAAGATCTGTTTAATCCCGAGACGATGGAGAAGGTGGATATTCCCATTGACAGGGGATTTATCAAGGTAATCCCCATCGGAACCCTTTCATTCTCGGAAAATCCCGGAAATGCAAAGAAGTTTATGGACTATGTCTCTTCGGAAGAGGGGAAAGCAATCTTTGCAAAGCATGGATTTGAAACCTATCCGTCCGAAAAGTACGAAAGCATGTAG
- a CDS encoding tRNA-Thr(GGU) m(6)t(6)A37 methyltransferase TsaA, which translates to MKCIYTPIGVIHSEHTDHENTPIQGIFNPSVGTVELFPEYERGLLDIERFSHLILLYHFDRATGKNLAQKPFLDGEKERGIFAIRHFNRPNPIGISIVDLLGVEGTILRIGAVDILDGTPLLDIKPYVHQFDHRKDVKSGWVDDQHMDDIAQWNATPKMLRERGRTHV; encoded by the coding sequence ATGAAATGTATCTACACGCCGATCGGAGTAATCCATTCAGAACATACGGACCATGAAAACACCCCGATACAGGGTATTTTCAATCCCTCCGTCGGAACAGTCGAGCTGTTTCCAGAGTATGAACGCGGACTTCTGGATATCGAACGGTTCTCACATCTTATCCTGCTGTATCATTTTGACCGGGCTACCGGGAAAAACCTGGCGCAGAAGCCTTTTCTTGACGGTGAGAAGGAGCGGGGCATCTTTGCCATCCGGCATTTCAACCGACCGAATCCGATCGGCATTTCCATCGTGGATCTTCTCGGTGTCGAGGGCACCATTCTGAGGATCGGGGCGGTCGATATTCTGGACGGAACGCCCCTTTTGGACATCAAACCCTATGTCCACCAGTTCGATCACAGGAAAGACGTGAAAAGCGGATGGGTCGATGACCAGCATATGGATGACATCGCCCAGTGGAACGCGACACCCAAAATGCTGCGGGAGAGGGGGAGGACTCACGTTTGA
- a CDS encoding molybdenum ABC transporter permease gives MTEIRPDWLKIITIAAGLILTGFIVALLLLIVSHPAPEAVLASLMSEEIQFAITLSLVTSVVSTLLCILVAVPAAYALARYRFFGKNGVNMMLDMPLALPPLVAGVGLLLLFGTTPFGHALADVGLVFVFTPLGIIAAQFFVNLPFMLRIMRSTFESISPRYEYVAKTLGCSDFQALWRVTLPMAANGLLAGSVITWSKGIGEFGAALLVAGATRMQTETLPISLFLNMSCGKLELAISAATILIMISVVSLYIFERYGGAARL, from the coding sequence TTGACGGAAATCAGGCCTGACTGGCTGAAAATCATCACAATTGCCGCAGGCCTGATCCTGACGGGATTCATTGTCGCGCTTCTTCTCCTCATCGTAAGCCATCCCGCGCCCGAAGCCGTACTTGCCTCTCTCATGAGCGAAGAGATACAGTTCGCCATCACACTGAGTCTTGTCACTTCCGTTGTGTCAACACTGCTCTGTATCCTTGTTGCCGTGCCGGCTGCATATGCCCTTGCCAGGTACCGGTTTTTCGGAAAAAACGGCGTAAACATGATGCTTGACATGCCTCTCGCCCTCCCCCCGCTGGTTGCGGGTGTGGGTCTCCTCCTCCTCTTCGGGACGACTCCGTTCGGACATGCGCTGGCAGACGTGGGGCTTGTCTTTGTGTTCACGCCGCTGGGCATTATCGCCGCGCAGTTCTTTGTCAATCTCCCGTTCATGCTCCGTATCATGCGATCCACATTTGAGAGCATCAGCCCGCGGTATGAATATGTGGCAAAAACACTTGGATGCAGTGATTTTCAGGCCCTCTGGCGGGTGACGCTGCCGATGGCCGCAAACGGTCTGCTCGCAGGTTCTGTTATCACATGGTCAAAGGGTATTGGCGAATTCGGTGCGGCACTGCTCGTTGCCGGTGCGACGCGTATGCAGACAGAAACTCTGCCGATTTCACTGTTCCTGAACATGTCCTGCGGAAAACTTGAACTGGCAATCTCAGCGGCAACGATACTCATCATGATTTCGGTTGTATCGCTCTATATTTTTGAGCGGTATGGTGGTGCCGCCAGGCTGTAG
- a CDS encoding ABC transporter — protein MLRIENVSKDLGEFRLKNVSLDVKNGEYMVIIGPTGAGKTILLETVAGVYPPDSGNVLLLGNDITHQPPKDRNITMVYQDYMLFPHLTVGENIAFGLNNRKVPKDEKEKRVSDVAELFGIDHLLHRYPETLSGGEQQRAAISRAIILNPAVLLLDEPLSALDGQTREKLRKELKRLHTIFGTTIIHITHNFEEVFSLADRVAVMNKGEIVQIGEPDDIFRRPESEFIAQFVGVENLFRGVCRKEGGEAYIDVNGQRIVSSTCMNGESVYASIRPEDIFVSRETLDASARNSFQGTIVEIVDNGMFIRLTVDAGIPFVVVVTRQGYEAMSLTMGESVYLTFKAGSVHVF, from the coding sequence ATGCTCCGGATTGAAAACGTCTCCAAAGACCTTGGTGAGTTCAGACTGAAGAATGTCTCCCTTGATGTGAAAAATGGTGAATACATGGTTATCATCGGCCCGACGGGGGCGGGGAAGACAATTCTTCTGGAGACTGTCGCGGGCGTCTACCCTCCAGACAGCGGGAATGTGCTTCTGCTGGGGAACGATATTACCCATCAGCCTCCGAAAGATCGTAACATCACCATGGTGTACCAGGATTACATGCTCTTTCCCCACCTGACCGTCGGGGAAAACATCGCTTTTGGCCTGAATAACCGCAAAGTGCCCAAAGATGAGAAAGAAAAAAGGGTAAGCGATGTTGCGGAACTCTTCGGGATCGATCACCTTCTCCACCGGTACCCGGAAACATTGAGCGGAGGAGAACAGCAGAGGGCGGCGATTTCGCGTGCGATTATCCTTAACCCGGCAGTCCTGCTTCTCGATGAACCCCTGAGTGCACTGGACGGTCAGACACGCGAAAAACTGAGAAAGGAATTAAAACGCCTGCACACCATTTTCGGGACGACGATCATCCACATCACGCATAATTTCGAGGAAGTATTTTCTCTTGCCGATCGTGTCGCCGTCATGAACAAAGGGGAAATTGTACAGATTGGAGAACCCGATGATATTTTCAGGAGGCCCGAATCAGAGTTCATCGCACAGTTCGTGGGTGTTGAAAACCTCTTCAGGGGTGTGTGCAGGAAGGAAGGCGGAGAAGCGTACATCGATGTGAACGGCCAGCGCATCGTGTCATCAACCTGCATGAACGGTGAGAGTGTTTATGCAAGTATCCGGCCCGAGGATATTTTCGTATCCAGAGAAACCCTCGATGCAAGTGCGCGTAACTCTTTTCAGGGGACGATTGTCGAAATTGTTGACAATGGTATGTTTATACGACTTACTGTCGATGCCGGAATTCCCTTCGTGGTCGTCGTGACCCGCCAGGGTTATGAAGCCATGAGTCTCACCATGGGAGAATCCGTTTACCTGACGTTCAAGGCAGGATCTGTCCACGTATTCTAA
- a CDS encoding sulfate transporter, which produces MSGKVPAFRISPEEAAGSIGNFGTVLPIVLGVALVSDVNLGQILLFFGIWYILSGVIYRLPVPVEPMKAMGAIVIAEGLAYSEIVTAGVLIGVFTLLIGILGGMRFMRDRIPEYVVRGIQLGLALVLLKTAIPFLLKDLFFAFLGIGIIAIFFLAGTRRKIPNLAALVVIVIGIGAAVNSTGVPEAHMIEPLRLTLPSLSTVPAATWQLVIPQIPLVLTNATLATALLAHDLFKRDIEPDRLAITIGAMNLISVPLGGFPMCHGAGGLAAHYRFGARSGTGNIIGGIILIGAALFFASPAAIQSIPPGVFAALLVFVAIELAKNALKTDSMAITAIMGIVAVLSSMTIAFLAGLIMAWIFHMRTSRPGNAGSA; this is translated from the coding sequence GTGTCCGGTAAGGTGCCTGCCTTCCGGATTTCCCCTGAGGAGGCTGCCGGGTCGATCGGAAATTTCGGGACGGTGCTTCCCATCGTACTCGGCGTTGCGTTGGTTTCCGATGTAAATCTCGGTCAGATTCTCCTCTTCTTCGGTATCTGGTATATCCTTTCCGGGGTGATTTACCGGCTACCTGTGCCCGTCGAGCCGATGAAAGCGATGGGTGCCATCGTAATTGCAGAAGGGCTCGCCTATAGTGAGATCGTGACCGCCGGAGTGCTGATAGGGGTATTTACTCTCCTGATCGGGATCCTCGGAGGGATGCGCTTCATGCGGGATCGGATTCCCGAATACGTGGTCCGCGGCATTCAGCTGGGCCTTGCGCTCGTCCTTCTGAAAACTGCAATCCCTTTTCTCCTCAAAGACCTGTTTTTTGCGTTTCTCGGGATTGGCATCATCGCCATTTTTTTTCTTGCCGGAACACGCCGGAAGATCCCCAACCTTGCCGCGTTGGTTGTCATCGTGATAGGCATCGGCGCCGCCGTCAACTCGACAGGAGTTCCGGAAGCGCATATGATCGAGCCGCTTCGCCTGACCCTTCCATCGTTATCCACCGTTCCCGCAGCAACCTGGCAGCTGGTTATCCCGCAAATTCCCCTTGTTCTCACCAATGCAACACTGGCAACGGCGCTTCTCGCCCATGATTTATTCAAACGCGACATCGAACCGGACAGGCTCGCTATCACCATCGGGGCGATGAATCTCATCTCTGTTCCCCTCGGAGGATTTCCCATGTGCCACGGTGCGGGGGGCCTTGCAGCACACTACCGTTTCGGTGCACGGTCCGGGACGGGGAACATCATCGGGGGGATAATTCTCATCGGTGCAGCCCTCTTTTTTGCATCTCCGGCAGCAATCCAGAGTATTCCCCCGGGCGTATTCGCCGCCCTGCTGGTCTTCGTCGCCATCGAACTGGCGAAAAATGCGCTGAAAACCGACTCCATGGCTATCACCGCGATTATGGGGATCGTCGCCGTGCTTTCCTCGATGACAATCGCGTTTCTTGCAGGGCTTATCATGGCATGGATTTTCCACATGCGCACCTCTCGTCCGGGTAACGCAGGAAGTGCCTGA
- a CDS encoding MBL fold metallo-hydrolase, whose translation MRVTVLASGSKGNCIYIEGESGALLVDAGLSGRQIRTRLLACGGREDFIRAILVTHEHTDHIRGVDTLARHLDVPVMATEGTLHDFLNNRRASVKPIRHSACSSGMTYSVSDFSVTPFSVFHDAAEPCGFLIREGDSVLGCCTDTGCVSEQMLSCLKKCDALVLESNHCPLMLENGPYPAFLKRRIRDAKRGHLSNTASAACLGRLADTMHTAVLAHLSEVNNTPERAQTSAVRGLGLYAGSIGLHVAGQHEVSETIVL comes from the coding sequence ATGAGGGTGACCGTTCTCGCAAGCGGGAGCAAAGGGAATTGTATTTATATCGAAGGTGAATCTGGGGCACTTCTCGTCGATGCAGGACTTTCGGGACGCCAGATAAGAACCCGGCTTCTGGCATGCGGCGGCAGGGAAGATTTCATCCGGGCGATTCTCGTAACCCATGAGCACACTGATCACATACGTGGTGTCGACACCCTGGCACGACACCTCGATGTGCCTGTCATGGCGACGGAAGGTACACTGCATGATTTTCTGAATAACCGCCGCGCGTCGGTAAAACCGATCCGGCATTCCGCCTGCAGTTCGGGCATGACGTATTCGGTATCTGATTTTTCCGTTACACCGTTTTCCGTTTTCCATGACGCTGCCGAACCCTGTGGTTTCCTCATCCGTGAAGGTGATTCGGTGCTCGGGTGCTGCACCGATACGGGTTGTGTGAGCGAGCAGATGCTCTCCTGCCTGAAAAAATGCGACGCACTGGTCCTTGAAAGTAATCACTGTCCCCTGATGCTTGAAAACGGCCCGTATCCCGCTTTTCTAAAACGCCGCATCCGTGACGCAAAACGCGGGCACCTCTCCAATACGGCAAGCGCCGCCTGCCTCGGAAGGCTCGCGGATACGATGCATACTGCCGTGCTTGCCCACCTCAGCGAAGTAAACAATACCCCGGAACGGGCGCAGACAAGCGCCGTACGGGGGCTTGGTCTGTATGCAGGATCAATCGGTCTTCATGTCGCGGGACAGCATGAGGTTTCGGAGACGATAGTCCTGTGA
- a CDS encoding DNA ligase — protein sequence MLFSEFSRLCTRLEAIPGRLEMIDILQRELPSLSEGELPVFVRFIMGRIFPDWRPEKVGVGPNLLYEGVAYVAGIKKESVVETINQEGDVGRAVEAILATKEQTSFFTTALKLEEVYRDFTYIAGVGGSRSQREKLKVIRRLFANAQPVEGKYLARLLLGELRIGIGEGNIRDAIARAFEVPSVLVEHAYQARNDLGEVALLARDGAEALSGVSIELFRPVKMMLAQQGSIGTMLEEHGAVAAEMKYDGSRFQFHKKGGECRIYSRKLEDVTHALPDIVRALAGATKHDVILDGEVIAIRDGKPLPFQFVLRRFRRKHDLNLHIDEITMIPWVFDLLYLDGTTFIDATLAERRIQLEAVLGDHIAPQLVSNNADEVEAFYREALENGHEGIMIKAPSSTYTPGVRGKNWVKIKPAVDTLDLAVIGAEWGEGRRAKLYGSFLLACRDSGEFIPVSKVATGFSDEMLAIMFDLLKDTVLSTSGKEILFEPSLVIEVGYAEIQRSPNYSGGYALRFPRFIRLRDDKSVDDVESLAQIGERYSSQLTSVKP from the coding sequence ATGCTGTTCAGTGAATTTTCCCGTCTGTGTACACGGCTCGAGGCAATCCCGGGAAGGCTCGAGATGATCGATATCCTGCAGAGGGAGCTTCCATCCCTGAGCGAAGGAGAACTGCCCGTATTTGTGCGGTTTATCATGGGGAGAATATTTCCTGACTGGCGGCCGGAAAAGGTCGGCGTAGGCCCGAACCTCCTCTATGAAGGCGTTGCATACGTTGCCGGGATAAAGAAGGAGTCGGTTGTTGAGACCATTAACCAGGAAGGGGACGTGGGCCGTGCAGTGGAGGCTATCCTCGCAACCAAAGAACAGACATCATTTTTCACGACCGCCCTCAAGCTTGAGGAGGTGTATCGTGATTTCACCTACATCGCCGGTGTGGGCGGATCCCGCTCCCAGCGGGAAAAACTGAAGGTCATCCGGAGACTTTTTGCCAATGCCCAGCCTGTGGAAGGGAAATATCTTGCACGGCTTCTCCTCGGCGAACTTCGAATCGGGATTGGGGAAGGAAATATTCGCGATGCGATTGCCCGCGCATTCGAAGTACCGTCTGTTCTGGTTGAGCACGCCTACCAGGCGCGCAATGATCTCGGTGAGGTGGCACTACTCGCACGTGATGGTGCCGAAGCGCTTTCAGGAGTCAGTATTGAGCTGTTCAGGCCGGTAAAGATGATGCTGGCCCAACAAGGGAGCATCGGGACAATGCTGGAAGAACACGGCGCCGTGGCGGCGGAGATGAAGTATGACGGGAGCAGGTTTCAATTCCACAAAAAGGGGGGTGAGTGCCGGATATATTCCCGGAAACTCGAAGATGTGACTCATGCGCTCCCCGATATCGTACGGGCGCTTGCCGGGGCGACGAAACATGATGTCATCCTGGATGGTGAGGTGATTGCGATCAGGGACGGAAAACCGCTTCCCTTCCAGTTCGTTCTTCGCCGCTTCAGGAGAAAACACGATCTTAACCTTCATATTGACGAAATCACGATGATTCCCTGGGTGTTCGATCTTCTGTATCTCGACGGAACCACATTTATCGATGCGACACTGGCAGAACGGCGGATCCAGCTCGAAGCGGTACTCGGCGACCATATCGCTCCTCAGCTGGTGAGCAATAATGCTGACGAGGTCGAGGCATTTTACCGGGAAGCGCTTGAAAACGGACACGAAGGAATTATGATCAAGGCCCCGTCCTCGACCTACACTCCGGGTGTCAGAGGGAAAAACTGGGTTAAGATAAAACCTGCGGTTGATACGCTCGATCTAGCCGTGATAGGGGCTGAATGGGGGGAAGGGCGGCGTGCGAAGCTCTATGGATCATTTTTACTCGCATGCCGGGATTCCGGGGAATTCATTCCGGTCAGTAAGGTTGCGACTGGCTTTTCGGACGAGATGCTCGCCATCATGTTTGATCTGCTCAAGGATACGGTTCTCTCGACATCAGGCAAGGAAATTCTGTTCGAGCCCTCCCTGGTCATTGAGGTGGGATATGCTGAGATCCAGCGCAGCCCGAATTATTCCGGAGGATACGCTCTCCGCTTTCCCCGGTTTATACGCCTGCGCGATGATAAAAGTGTGGATGATGTGGAGAGTCTCGCACAGATTGGGGAACGCTATAGTTCACAGCTTACTTCTGTAAAACCCTGA